The window TTCTGTCATTGATATGACGGTGAGATCTTATTGTAAAGCCATTGGTAAAAATATAGTCTATTCTTTCTTTAGGCACTTCATTCACATTAAAAGCCGTAAAAGTTCCTATTGGTCCGTAATGCTTCGTTTCTGAATGATAAAAAGTATCCTTCATATTTTGAGAAAGGATTTTAACAGGTTCCGTATCATCTGTAAGATTAAAATCTCCGCTTACGGTTACCGGGAGATTCTTTGGATTCAGTTCTTTGATTTTCTTCAAAATCAGTTCTGAGGACTTTACACGGGCAACATTTCCAATATGGTCGAAGTGAAGATTCATCGCAAGGAATTCTTTTTTCGATTTTTTATCTTTGAAAACAGCATAGGAACAGATTCTGTTCAAAGCTGCATCCCAGCCTTTTGAAGGTTTCTCAGGCGTTTCGGATAACCAGAACGTCCCTGACTTTACTACTTCCAGCCTTTGGGTATCATAAAAAAGAGCAGAAAACTCTCCTTTTTCCTTACCGTCATCTCTCCCAACTCCGATATAGTCATAATTCTTCAATCCATTTTTAATATCCTTCATCTGCTCCGGAAGAGCTTCCTGAACACCGAAATAGTCAGGATGGTAATACGTTAACAGGTCTGCAACATCCTGTTTTCTCTCAGGCCATGCATTTTCTTTGTCTGAAGCAACATTCAGTCTGATATTAAAACTCATCACCGTAAGATCCTGAGAAAATCCCAATGCAAATAACATCAGGAATGCCATTGAAAATCTAAAATTCATACTCTATTTTATCAAGTTGAGACAAAAATAAGACTTCTCTGTGATAGAGAAGTCCAATTTATATGATAATAATGTTAAATTATTTTTTTAATTGATGAATATTACAATGCAAAGCTGTTATTATTCAAATCAGCATCAGGAATTTGGGAATCTGGATCTAACTTAACTTCTTTAATTTCTTTATTAGAATCTACTTTGAAGGTCCATTCTGTATTTCGTTTCCAAACTTCGATAGGAATTTTCACTGTATTTGCTGTTCCATCTTTAAACCTCAGCTGAATTGTAGTAGGTACAGGCAATTGTCCAATATTTTCAATAGTTACCTGAACTCCTTTTTTAAAGTCTCCATCAATATATTTCGCGCTTTTTACCCCTTGATCGATTTTCCATTTATTGAAAAACCATCCTCTCCAAAACCAGGTTAGTTCTTCTCCTGAAACATTCTCCATTGTATGAAAGAAATCCCACGGAGTAGGATGCTTGAATGCCCATCGGTCAATATAAGTTCTGAAAGCTTTATCAAATTTTTCAGGCCCTAAAATTGATTCTCTTAAAATAGATAATCCGGCTCCTGGCTTATAATACGCCAAAGCAGCAATACTTCTTTCTTTCATATTATCCGGTCCCACCATAATAGGCTCCAGATTATCATTCATAAAGTAGATTCCCGATTGTCCCAGGTTCTTTTTTCTGTAATATTCTCCTTTATTGAAAGCTTCTGTTGAAATTCCGTTGATAAATGTATTAAATCCTTCATCCATCCAGGCAAATACCCTTTCATTAGATCCTACGATCATAGGAAACCAATTATGCCCAAACTCATGATCTGTAACTCCCCAAAGCTCTTCTCCTTTCGAATCCATATGACAGAAAACAATTCCCGGATATTCCATTCCACCTTCATTCCCTGCCACATTGGTTGCTGCAGGATACGTATAACCATACCATTTATTGGAATAATGTTCTATAGCAGCTTTCGTATATTCGGTAGATCTTCCCCATGCTTTCTCCCCCGCACTTTCTACAGGATAAGCAGAAATAGCCAATGATTTTTTACCATTCGGAAGATTGATTCTTGCCGCATCCAAAATAAATCCTGAAGATGATGCCCAAGCAAAATCGCGGGCTTGGGTAATCTTGAATTTCCAAGTTTTTGTTCCTGAAGATTTATTTTTTCCGATTTCAGATTCTGGGCGTATCATGACTGTTTTATCACTGTTTCTAGCCTGATTCCATCTATTTGTTTCTTCTTTACTGTATACTTCATTCTCATTCAGAAGCTCCCCTGATGCAACAACGTAATGATTGGCTGGTACTGTAATATTAGCCGTAATATCTCCATATTCCAGATAAAATTCGGAAGCACCTACGTAAGGAAGCGTATTCCAACCCATTACATCATCATACACGCACATTCTCGGATACCATTGTGCCATGGTAAAGATTTTCCCATTTTTAGTATCCTGTACTCCCATTCTGTCTGATCCGTATTCCGGTGAGACAAAGGAATATTCGATAGAAATTTTTGCAACTCCGCCTCTGGCTTTAAGTTCACCAGGCAGATCAATCTGCATTCTTGTATCTGTAATGGTATATTTTACTGCTTTACCATCAATTTTTACAGATTTAATGGTATATCCGCCATCAAAAGTTTCTCCATGCGCTCCATTTCTGCTTCCTGACAATGGAACTACGGCATTCCCGCGGGAATCTTTCGCAAATAAGTTCTGATCAAGCTGCAGCCAAAGAAAGCTAAGTTGATCAGGGCTATTGTTCGTGTATTTAATCTCAGCAGTTCCTGTAATCTCTTTTTTACTTTCATTCAAGCTGACATTCAAATGATAATCTGCTGAGTTCTGCCAATAGGCATGTCCCGGTTGTCCGCTTGCAGAGCGGGTTTCCGTACCTGTCTGAGGATAGAAGAATGGTTTAAATGCTTCTACATAATCATACTTTGGAGTTTCCTGTGCTGATACAGATCCCGAGAAAAAGAAAACTGTAATAGCCGAAACGAGGGTTGGAAATTTTAAATTCATTTGAAAAAATTATACTAATGTAATGCATAGGTAAAAAAAATGCCCGGAATTGTTACAAATCCGGGCTATTTTTTTAAATAAATTAATTTAGTTTGATTTTTTTGCCTTAATCATCGCTTCTAAAGCATCCCACATTTCACCTGGAATTGCTTCAAGCATATTGAACTCTCCTGCTCCCTGAAGCCATTCACCACCATCAATAGTTACTACTTCTCCGTTCATATAAGCAGAATAATCCGAAACAAGGTATGCTGCAAGGTTAGCCAGTTCCTGGTGTTCTCCTACCCTTCTCAATGGAACTTTTTTCTTCATATCGAATTTTTCCTGCAGATCTCCCGGAAGAAGTCTATCCCAAGCTCCTTTTGTAGGGAAAGGTCCTGGAGCAATCGCATTGAAACGGATTCCGTATTTTGCCCATTCTACAGCCAGAGATCTTGTCATTGCCAAAACACCTGCTTTTGCGCAGGCAGAAGGTACCACATAAGCAGAACCCGTCCATGCATAAGTTGTTACAATATTCAATACAGTTCCCGGAGTTTTAGAATCTATCCAATGTTTTCCTACAGAAAGTGTACAATTTTTTGTTCCTTTTAAAACAATATCTAAAATAGAATCAAAAGCAGAATGAGTAAGTTTTTCTGTTGGAGAAATAAAATTTCCAGCAGCATTATTTAATAGAATATCAATTTTACCAAATTCTTTCAGCGTTGCTTCTTTCATGGCTTCCACCTCATCCCAGTTTCTCACATCACA of the Chryseobacterium capnotolerans genome contains:
- a CDS encoding endonuclease/exonuclease/phosphatase family protein → MNFRFSMAFLMLFALGFSQDLTVMSFNIRLNVASDKENAWPERKQDVADLLTYYHPDYFGVQEALPEQMKDIKNGLKNYDYIGVGRDDGKEKGEFSALFYDTQRLEVVKSGTFWLSETPEKPSKGWDAALNRICSYAVFKDKKSKKEFLAMNLHFDHIGNVARVKSSELILKKIKELNPKNLPVTVSGDFNLTDDTEPVKILSQNMKDTFYHSETKHYGPIGTFTAFNVNEVPKERIDYIFTNGFTIRSHRHINDRRENLLYPSDHFPVIVKLSF
- a CDS encoding M1 family metallopeptidase translates to MNLKFPTLVSAITVFFFSGSVSAQETPKYDYVEAFKPFFYPQTGTETRSASGQPGHAYWQNSADYHLNVSLNESKKEITGTAEIKYTNNSPDQLSFLWLQLDQNLFAKDSRGNAVVPLSGSRNGAHGETFDGGYTIKSVKIDGKAVKYTITDTRMQIDLPGELKARGGVAKISIEYSFVSPEYGSDRMGVQDTKNGKIFTMAQWYPRMCVYDDVMGWNTLPYVGASEFYLEYGDITANITVPANHYVVASGELLNENEVYSKEETNRWNQARNSDKTVMIRPESEIGKNKSSGTKTWKFKITQARDFAWASSSGFILDAARINLPNGKKSLAISAYPVESAGEKAWGRSTEYTKAAIEHYSNKWYGYTYPAATNVAGNEGGMEYPGIVFCHMDSKGEELWGVTDHEFGHNWFPMIVGSNERVFAWMDEGFNTFINGISTEAFNKGEYYRKKNLGQSGIYFMNDNLEPIMVGPDNMKERSIAALAYYKPGAGLSILRESILGPEKFDKAFRTYIDRWAFKHPTPWDFFHTMENVSGEELTWFWRGWFFNKWKIDQGVKSAKYIDGDFKKGVQVTIENIGQLPVPTTIQLRFKDGTANTVKIPIEVWKRNTEWTFKVDSNKEIKEVKLDPDSQIPDADLNNNSFAL
- a CDS encoding SDR family oxidoreductase — translated: MSLYTQPMLREGALKDKVAIVTGGGSGLGKAMTKYFLELGANVVITSRNLEKLQTTAKELEDETGGKVLCVACDVRNWDEVEAMKEATLKEFGKIDILLNNAAGNFISPTEKLTHSAFDSILDIVLKGTKNCTLSVGKHWIDSKTPGTVLNIVTTYAWTGSAYVVPSACAKAGVLAMTRSLAVEWAKYGIRFNAIAPGPFPTKGAWDRLLPGDLQEKFDMKKKVPLRRVGEHQELANLAAYLVSDYSAYMNGEVVTIDGGEWLQGAGEFNMLEAIPGEMWDALEAMIKAKKSN